The DNA window ATTAATAATACCAGTTGGAACAGAAAAAGAATCCTTAAAGCTGGCATGGGATTTAAGAAAGCAGGGAATTAAAGTCGATATAGAAATGAGCGGTAAAAAGCTCAATAAAAGCCTAAATGCTGCAAATAAAAAAGGAATCCCATACGTTATAGTCCTTGGGCAGGAGGAAATACAGTCAGGAAGAGTCACTATAAAAGATATGCTTAAGGGTGAAAGTATTGAGGTGAGTGTGTCAGAAATAAAAGAAAAAATTATGTACTAGGACGGTAAAACCGCCAGACTGTGTGAAAAGATGAATTTTCCCTCTGTCGTTCTGAATGAATGTGAAGAGTAGTACTTTTTAAAACCAGATATGTTGTTTGCGTTCAGAATGACAGATTGCGCACAGCCTACCGCCCCATGTTAATTATATATTCTGGTAATTTTGGCTAGTAATGCTTTTTACTACACATATGCTCCTGTACTATGCAAAGAGCCTCTCCAAATCTTTGAAAATGTACTACTTCTCTTTCTCTTAAAAATCTTAGAGTATCTATGACACCAGGGTCATCACTTACACGTATTAGATATTCATAGGTTGTTCTTGCTTTTTGTTCAGCTGCCATATCTTCATGTAGGTCAGTTACTGGATCGGCTTTAGATTGAATATATGAAGCAGTCCAAGCTTGACCGCCAGCATTATGTGGGAATGGACTTTTGCCATGATTTACATAATGAGCCTCAAAGGGAGTTCCTTTTATCTGCTCAATAGTAGCATCTTTAGTTAATTTATAAACAAGTGTACCTATGATCTCCCAATGGGCTAGTTCCTCTGTACCAATATCATTTAATACAGCTTTTGCTTTTCCTGTAGGCATAGTCCATCTCTGAGTAAGATATCTAATACCTGCAGAGAGTTCACCATCTGGACCACCAAATTGTTCTATAATCATAGCGGCCAGGGTTGGGTTAGTAGTATTTACTTTAACTGGATATTCTAGCTTTTTTTCATAAATCCACATTTCTTAGCCTCCTTTATTAGCATCTACATTTTCCAAAATCTACATCCCATGGCCAAGGTTCATCTACATACTGCCATGGAAATCTACTCATACTTGTAAACTTCAATGGGCCATATTGTGATTCATAGAAACAGGTAAGCTCATCATATTTTTGAGAAAAAGTATTATGAAGTCTCAATGCCCTTTCATCCTCTGGATGAGTATCTAGATATAAATTAGTTTCTACTAATACAAATCCTACCTCCATAAGCTGTTCAAGCAGTTCTGCTTGGTTATTTTTCATAAATTGCACCCCCTAAAAGTTTATTTACAATATATTTCTTTTTTATATGGCTCATGAAGCTCTGGGAACAATGTTCCTTTTTTTAACGCCTCAGCAGGACAGAAAACTTTATCCATAATTTGAAATGGTACGTAGGCATTAGCAAGTCTTGTATATGGCTCCATAGGCGGAATACAGTATATACAATTGTCCTTGTTTTTCATGAAAAAAACCTCCTTTATAATTATGTTCTGCAATACCATATTACGCTAAGGCTATATTAAATGTGATATTATAATGACGATAAAAACTAGATTAAAAGAGTATAGTCAAATCATTTTTTTTATTTGAAAAAATGCAAATTAGAATTAGTAATGTAATATTTATAAATCCATATAAATCCAAGGGGGGATGGTGGTATAATTTGTTTGTAATCTGTTCCACAT is part of the Proteiniborus sp. MB09-C3 genome and encodes:
- a CDS encoding manganese catalase family protein; its protein translation is MWIYEKKLEYPVKVNTTNPTLAAMIIEQFGGPDGELSAGIRYLTQRWTMPTGKAKAVLNDIGTEELAHWEIIGTLVYKLTKDATIEQIKGTPFEAHYVNHGKSPFPHNAGGQAWTASYIQSKADPVTDLHEDMAAEQKARTTYEYLIRVSDDPGVIDTLRFLREREVVHFQRFGEALCIVQEHMCSKKHY
- a CDS encoding spore coat protein CotJB; translated protein: MKNNQAELLEQLMEVGFVLVETNLYLDTHPEDERALRLHNTFSQKYDELTCFYESQYGPLKFTSMSRFPWQYVDEPWPWDVDFGKCRC
- a CDS encoding spore coat associated protein CotJA, which codes for MKNKDNCIYCIPPMEPYTRLANAYVPFQIMDKVFCPAEALKKGTLFPELHEPYKKEIYCK